The Quercus lobata isolate SW786 chromosome 4, ValleyOak3.0 Primary Assembly, whole genome shotgun sequence genome segment TTTCTCCAAATTAACAAGCAACCTCCTCCATGCCATGTTTTAAATACTCAACAAAGTGACCAATGTAGCACATCTGATGCAGATTCTCGTCTCCAAATATTGCAGCAGCCTCTCTTGCACGAGTTCTTAATTTATCTCCTTCTTCTAACACCATGGCCAGCTTCACAGCCTTGGCTATGCCATCCCTGCTAAACGATCCGTCCTCTCCTCTCTCTACTTCTACAGCCACACCCTTATCCACCAAAAGCCTTGCATTCAAAGGCTGGTCATAGATTAATGGCAACACAACAAGACAGTGACCAAATTGTAACATCTCAATTGCAGACCCCCACCCAGAGTGAAACAATGATCCCCCAATTGATGGGTGCGCCAGAATTTCCATTTGCGGTACCCAGCTCATACACACCATTCCTTTGCCAGATGTAGTGTCGATAAAACCCAATGGCAAAGAGTCAGCATCATCAATAGCCCAGAAAGGTTTTCTCAATGTCCAAAAAAATGGCACTTGAGAAAGCTGTAGCCCATAAGCAATCTCGTAAACGTGTTCTTTGCTCAGCTGACACTCACTGCCAAACCCTACAAACAAAACTGACTTGGGTTCTTGTTTATCGAGCCATTCAAAGATCATCTTCCATGAGCTATCATTGCCTATCACTCCATGTCTTTCCCGAGGGAGTAAACCTACGGGAATCACTGGCTTCCCCATCAATTTCTCATGTAAACTCAAGTATTCACCTTCAAACTCCCTACAACTACGAATAGCCAATGCTTTACATGCACGGAGAACCGCTGTAAATCTCGCAGCATCACTGATCCCTGAAGCATTCTCTGCATATACCCCCGCATGTAATCCAATAGCCTCATAACCTCGGTATGCTACAGAGGACGGAAAACTAACCCACTTCGGCGGTTTTGTCATACTCTCCGGTGATGGCCAAGCTTTCTTTTGGTGTTCACCAACAAAATAATAGTCTGGTGGATGCCCAAAGAAAATAGCAGTAGCAGCAGAGAAGACAGAGAAGTACACGAGGCCGATGTTATAATTCTGGGCAATTTCAACCGCCCAATGACCAGAAAAATCGATTATAATCCAGTCCGGTAATTGCTCAGCGATGAACTGGCTGATAGGGTATTGGAGGCGATCATATGCAGCCTTTATGTAGTCAGCTTTCTCTACTGGAACGTCTATAGTGGCCTCAGCTCCTTCAGGCAACAAGTCATTGCCTAGTGAAGGTAATGGAAACTCCACCATATTTATGAGAGTTGCTAAATTTGGAGGAAGTTTAGGGAGTCTTTGGATATTTCTTGGGGTTGATACAAAGGAAACATGAATTCCAGCTTTAGCTAATGCCACGGAGAGCTGGAAGAAGGGTATGAGGTGGCCAAAGGTAGAGCCCGGAAGCATCACTACGTGGAGATGATCCctagccatttttttttttctttccaggAACGATCTATGGGATATTCAGGAATTCACACATAAACGTTTATGTGTGGACTTACAGATCCTTGAACGGTCTATGACTGTTGTGACCCATTCTAATGAATATTATGTGatattttaaaggaaaaaaatcctacaataaactacatatttattatattgtatttgtttgttaaggttttctttttaattgataatttgattttcttttctcttttcaaaataaaaattttcacttaCCGTTCACACCAAAAGATTAATAGTAgctatataaattattttcacttacaagattttttctatatattctAATAGCCTTACAAAATGTTAAACAGCAACAGTACCAAACTCTAGTATATATTTACAGTGATTATCCTCCGATTTTATTCTGtatatacaaatttttatgaacaaaataaattattaaataaatattttgagatcctaccattttctttttaaaacttttaaaaggagttttttttttttttttttctactcttttAAAAGTGAAATATGTGAATCCGTAAACAGTACATTTAAGTACTGTTCACAGTTAAATTGGTCATAATATGCtgctgtaaaaaaaaaataaaaaacgtagACGCTGGATTCATTTGAATCCAAATGGACActaaaaatccaataaaaaaaaaccaaactaaaGGACGAGCTAGGTAGGTAGGGGGGACACTGTAAATCTACTTTTTATGCGACAAGATAACAAAGCATATTAGTGCGTCAGTGTACATTTAATAATTTCATCTGTCGTTGACCCAACCCCCATGAAAGGTTAGGAGGTGAAGAAGTATAGTAGCAGTTGGgtgcaattaattaattttatagatccTTGACCCTACCCACATGAAATTAATGTCTGATGGGCTAGTGGAGCACTTTTAATCACCCTTTTCcaccaaaacacacacacatatatatatatatatatatatatatatatataatgaagtaGGGTTAAATTACACTTGATATaattctaaaataattatatattttttaaataaaaaatttttaaaatatctactagttaaaaaaatcattataatcaatgttatttttaaaattaatcgCTTTTCATATTAactaatctaattaattttaaagaatattatattattttctttttaactttctttctctctcctaattCATTCATCCTTAACCTTACGCAAAATCATATTCTCAACGTTTGGGCCTGAAAATATGCACTGGATTGAGATGGTTGTCTAGACTCAGCCAATTAATTCTTCGTCCAGGCTTGCCTGCTGTACAACTGAGATCAAGCTAGGTTCAAAATTTAGTAGCCAGCAGATTCATGCCTGAGCAGTTTTTTACTTGATTAGcctttaggggtctaaacatgCAAGGTTAAGCCAAATGGCTTCTACATACTCGTGTTCTTGTAAATACTTTCAAAAAACCATGAAACATGTCCAATCATTGGCGTGAAGAAGTTGTTTAGAAGAAAGTATACTTTGGGGTGAGTTggcttttatttttggattcggttaatgtgtgtccttaagttatacaataaattttttatttttgaaaatatttttttggtaattgaaaaaattatcattattttttcaattctcaaaaataaaaatttcaaaaatcaaaattaatatgtACCTTTAAGACATACATTAATaatatcctttattttttatgaacacAATCCTTGTTTATACTATCAACCTGCCTCGTTGTCGTTagaaatttgtggagaatgttAATCAGCAATGCCATAGACGTCACACTGGTGGTGCTTAGCTGGAGTTCTGACCATTGCATTGTTGCAGGATTTTCTGTAATTTAAGCCTAGCATTGGAGCTATTAGTGATGTAGCCCTAGGTCATTGTGAATGATaaaggtttgatttttttgcagTTGATGATGTCGTTCAATATAAATTTGGTGAAAAATCCTCAGTGTCCTTGCTCTCAAGTGGATTTAGCGATGTGacattcaaaagttataatgGGTATGTTGAGAAAGATTCCCAGCAAAagtatttgttaattttgataaatcaagAGAGCAATAATACAAGGGTTTTGTTTGAaggattttattaatgtgtgcttttaggacacacattaatttttatttttaaaaaaaaatttcttaaaaattaaaaaagtaatgacaattttttcaattcctaaaaaaatatttctaaaaacaaaaaatttaatatgtgtCCTTAGGACACACATTAACCAGACCCTTATTTGAATATGCAGACTTGGTCATCACACAATCCCTGATCAATGGCTTCTTTAACAATTGAAAGTCCAGCACAATGGGCTCCATGCCCAAGAAAGttgagaatatgcttttgtCTTAGAATTTacggtttaaaaaatgtgtaactattgtagagttacatcaagtataacttgaacccatctcatataaaatagtttataaaagattttatcaattaagttaattaaaatttacaaataaagcatacattattattattaaggtgaaaaactcattttcgtccctacattttcacgcgattcccactttggtccctaagttttttttttttaccgcttttagtccctatttagaaaaacgccttctgttttagtcctttccgtaaGTGCCGTTAGGGCAAAATCCTAGGTGGCAAACGGAAAACCCTATTAGCTGACATGGCGCCGATGTGGCGTTGATGTGGCGATTAAGTGGCATTTTTatatgccacatcagcattttaaaataaaataaaattttagttattatttaattatttaaataataattaataattaacataaaaaaaaattttcttttcattattttgttggaagatcatctttgtgttcttcgttT includes the following:
- the LOC115988084 gene encoding putative UDP-rhamnose:rhamnosyltransferase 1, translated to MARDHLHVVMLPGSTFGHLIPFFQLSVALAKAGIHVSFVSTPRNIQRLPKLPPNLATLINMVEFPLPSLGNDLLPEGAEATIDVPVEKADYIKAAYDRLQYPISQFIAEQLPDWIIIDFSGHWAVEIAQNYNIGLVYFSVFSAATAIFFGHPPDYYFVGEHQKKAWPSPESMTKPPKWVSFPSSVAYRGYEAIGLHAGVYAENASGISDAARFTAVLRACKALAIRSCREFEGEYLSLHEKLMGKPVIPVGLLPRERHGVIGNDSSWKMIFEWLDKQEPKSVLFVGFGSECQLSKEHVYEIAYGLQLSQVPFFWTLRKPFWAIDDADSLPLGFIDTTSGKGMVCMSWVPQMEILAHPSIGGSLFHSGWGSAIEMLQFGHCLVVLPLIYDQPLNARLLVDKGVAVEVERGEDGSFSRDGIAKAVKLAMVLEEGDKLRTRAREAAAIFGDENLHQMCYIGHFVEYLKHGMEEVAC